The following DNA comes from Papaver somniferum cultivar HN1 chromosome 4, ASM357369v1, whole genome shotgun sequence.
ATGAGATGGTGTTAAGGCAATTGCACCTGCTTGCTTCGTTTGGTCCTATCTTCGGTATCCACTTTATGTATGTACTGCTTGAGATCTCCTACGTCGATCAGCTTTTGGATCATTatcttgaggtttttgcatttctcggtctggtgtccattgaagcaatggtaTTCGCAGTATTCCTTAGATTTCTCGGACCTTGGGGGCTGTTTCCATTTGGACCATGGCCACTCAAGATTTTCCCGTCCTTTGATCTCCCTTATGATGCGAGAGTAGCTTGCGTTTAGCCTCGTGTAGACCTGGTCTTCGAATTTTCAATCCTCACGTCGACGATCATCTCTTCGTTCTTTCCTATCCTTGCTAGGTCGTTCGCCAGAACCACCCCTTTTGGATCCGCTGACTTGCTCCACCGAGTTGGTTTGATGAGGTTTTTGAGTCTGGGCTCTGGGTTTTTTACGCTGAATCTCCTCCAGACTGGCATGTTTTTCTATGATGACTCGAAGATATCCTTCGATAGTGGGGATGGTACCATGAATCTCGACGAATAGCGGGCTCATCTTGTTTagcccccatttgtagcaattgatactGACCACTGGATCGACGTTCCCTATGGCCTGACAGATCTTGTACCATCTGTCAGTATATTCCTTGATCGTCTCCTTATATCGGATTGCCAGCGGTAAGAGCTTGTTCATTCCGGTGTTGACgatcttgttgtacatgtaggttgcCAAGAACTTCTCATTGATTTGGTCATAGGAATCAATGGAGTCCGGTGGCAGGTTATCGAACCAAGACAGCGCGGATCCTTTAAGACTTGAAGGAAAATATATGCAAAGTATTGCATCGTCATAATCCCACAGGGACAGGATTTGATTGTAATAACGAAGATGGGCAGCGGGATCACAGGATCCGTCGTAACACTCGAAGGATGGGAAAGAGCATTTCTGGGAGATGAGAGATTTGGTTAAACGCTGGGTTAGCGGGTTAGTGTtggcttccttcatcacttgtcCAGTCTTCCGCCCCGCTGCTTGGCTTTCAACTGCTTGATTTCCGCCATAATTTCCGCACGAAGATTCTCCATTGCCTGCTGGTGCTCCTGGTGAATGGTGGATCATCCTGGTCTCGGGATCTCGCTATCGAAGTAGTCTGAGTCCTCTGGATTGTAATCTGGGTCGGATCTTCGATTTCCTCTGGCATCTATTTGGTTAAGCGGCTGCGAGTTGTTCATAGTGGCCACTACCATCCTTCGTTCCTGATTTAGTAGTGGTGCCATGGAGTTAGCCTCGTCGTGTGAATTTTCCACCTCTGCGCTTTGGGCGATCCTATCCTTGAGTTGTTGGTTCTCCTGCGCCAGTAGAGCTACCGCGTCCGCGTATACcctctggttcttccttaattcttcCAACTCTGCCATCATCCGGACAGAGTGATTTGATCCTTGGTTCGGCGTCCTCCCCTGCATCTGTCCACCGGCCACTACGG
Coding sequences within:
- the LOC113272803 gene encoding uncharacterized protein LOC113272803, whose product is MIHHSPGAPAGNGESSCGNYGGNQAVESQAAGRKTGQVMKEANTNPLTQRLTKSLISQKCSFPSFECYDGSCDPAAHLRYYNQILSLWDYDDAILCIYFPSSLKGSALSWFDNLPPDSIDSYDQINEKFLATYMYNKIVNTGMNKLLPLAIRYKETIKEYTDRWYKICQAIGNVDPVVSINCYKWGLNKMSPLFVEIHGTIPTIEGYLRVIIEKHASLEEIQRKKPRAQTQKPHQTNSVEQVSGSKRGGSGERPSKDRKERRDDRRRED